In Halobaculum limi, one DNA window encodes the following:
- a CDS encoding DUF998 domain-containing protein — MSSSTREGLLSRFDVSDPALAGFSMTLAGFVGLMGIITAEVLYPNYSTRQDISDLGSTLPPNPIIHEPSATIFNSTMLVTGAMVLVAAYALFRSLDRRGFPLALAVFGVGAFGVGVFPGNVTPWHGLFALLTFFSGGITVVLSSRVATRPFSFLCGLFGGISLLVLVSVFVYGLAVGGPSPLAPLGSGGIERWVVYPLIIWLPAFGGYLLASTDTTGSDTPAR; from the coding sequence ATGAGTTCGTCAACCCGTGAGGGTCTGCTGTCTCGGTTCGACGTATCTGATCCCGCGCTCGCGGGGTTCAGTATGACGTTGGCCGGGTTCGTCGGCCTGATGGGGATCATAACGGCGGAAGTCCTCTACCCCAACTACTCGACGAGACAGGACATCAGCGATCTGGGTTCGACGCTCCCGCCGAATCCGATCATCCACGAGCCGTCCGCGACGATATTCAACAGCACGATGCTGGTGACGGGGGCGATGGTACTCGTCGCCGCGTACGCGCTGTTCCGCTCACTCGACCGGCGCGGATTCCCGCTCGCACTCGCCGTCTTCGGCGTCGGCGCGTTCGGCGTCGGCGTGTTCCCGGGGAACGTGACCCCGTGGCACGGACTGTTCGCGCTCCTGACGTTTTTCTCCGGCGGCATCACGGTCGTGCTCTCCTCGAGGGTCGCCACCAGGCCGTTCTCGTTCCTCTGTGGACTCTTCGGCGGCATCTCGTTGCTCGTTCTCGTCAGCGTCTTCGTGTACGGGTTGGCCGTCGGCGGGCCCAGTCCGCTCGCACCGCTCGGAAGTGGCGGAATCGAGCGGTGGGTCGTGTACCCGCTCATCATCTGGTTGCCCGCCTTCGGTGGATATCTGCTGGCGTCCACCGACACCACCGGTTCCGACACCCCCGCTCGATAA
- a CDS encoding ABC transporter ATP-binding protein, giving the protein MSPPPWGGSEDALAFDVDGDPLRDLFGRYARDDLALFVVGVVTSVLGRVASLAPPLVLGVAIDATFNDQVPYRLPYVPADLLPQTQAGEVWFSVAVIVGALVASVLLTWTNGASLSLFSNRLQHRIRVDSYAAMQRLDMAFFDDKQTGQVLSILNDDVRNLRMFLGTTVSSALQLTATVLGIAVLLFALHWQLALVTLVFVPALAAFTLWFMRTIRPRYRALRSSVGDLNTRLENNLSGMEVIKTANAEAHETERIADSSFTYYLRAWAVAKLEYLYQPSMDFLAGLAFAATFLLGGLWLVGAATVPGAEPLRVGEFVTFLFMTQRFVDPLSGVGRIVNSYENARASAERVVGLSNQPVVVTDRPDAVVRDDLDGLVEYDDVTFSYLPGRPVVRSLSLRADPGETVALVGPTGAGKSTAAKLLLRLYDVDSGTISVDGVDVRDLSLDSLRSNVGYVSQDVFLFDGTVADNVRYGSFDATDEAVRAAAELAEAHEFVVDLPDGYETRVGERGVKLSGGQRQRIAIARALLQDPAILVLDEATSAVDTETEALIQRGLARLTADRTTLAIAHRLSTVREADEILVLDDGAVVERGTHEALLERDGRYARLWAAQVDGTADEWPDDETPAVGERLSFEELG; this is encoded by the coding sequence GTGAGTCCGCCACCGTGGGGTGGGAGTGAGGACGCCCTCGCGTTCGACGTCGACGGCGACCCGTTGCGCGACCTATTCGGCAGGTACGCCCGCGACGACCTCGCGTTATTCGTCGTTGGCGTTGTCACGAGCGTCCTCGGGCGAGTCGCCAGTCTCGCGCCACCGCTGGTGCTCGGCGTCGCCATCGACGCGACGTTCAACGATCAGGTCCCGTACCGCCTGCCGTACGTACCAGCGGACCTCCTCCCGCAGACCCAAGCCGGAGAAGTGTGGTTCTCTGTCGCCGTCATCGTCGGTGCTCTGGTCGCGTCCGTCTTGTTGACGTGGACGAACGGCGCGTCGCTGTCGCTGTTCTCTAACCGCCTGCAACACCGGATTCGCGTCGACAGTTACGCCGCGATGCAACGACTCGATATGGCCTTCTTCGACGACAAACAGACGGGGCAGGTCCTCTCGATTCTGAACGACGACGTCCGGAACCTGCGGATGTTCCTCGGGACGACCGTCTCCAGCGCCCTCCAACTCACGGCGACCGTTCTCGGCATCGCCGTCCTGTTGTTCGCGCTTCACTGGCAGTTGGCGCTGGTGACGCTCGTGTTCGTCCCCGCCCTCGCGGCGTTCACGCTGTGGTTTATGCGGACGATCCGTCCACGGTACCGAGCGCTCCGGTCGTCGGTGGGCGACCTGAACACCCGTCTCGAGAACAACCTCTCTGGGATGGAGGTGATAAAGACCGCCAACGCAGAGGCTCACGAGACGGAGCGTATCGCCGACAGTTCCTTCACCTACTACCTCCGAGCGTGGGCCGTCGCGAAACTGGAGTACCTCTATCAGCCGTCGATGGACTTCCTTGCTGGACTGGCGTTCGCGGCGACGTTCCTCCTCGGCGGGTTGTGGCTCGTCGGTGCTGCGACGGTTCCGGGCGCCGAGCCACTCCGAGTCGGTGAGTTCGTCACGTTCCTCTTTATGACGCAACGATTCGTTGACCCGCTCTCGGGCGTCGGGCGCATCGTCAACAGTTACGAGAACGCTCGCGCGAGCGCCGAGCGAGTGGTCGGCCTCTCGAATCAGCCGGTCGTCGTCACTGACCGCCCGGACGCAGTTGTTCGCGATGACCTCGACGGCCTTGTTGAGTACGACGACGTGACCTTCTCATACCTACCTGGACGGCCCGTCGTCCGGTCGCTGTCGCTCCGGGCGGATCCCGGTGAGACGGTGGCACTCGTCGGCCCCACTGGTGCGGGAAAGTCGACGGCGGCGAAACTCCTCCTCCGTCTGTACGACGTCGACAGCGGTACGATCAGCGTTGACGGCGTCGACGTTCGCGACCTCTCGCTCGACAGTCTTCGGTCGAACGTCGGCTACGTCAGCCAAGACGTGTTCCTCTTCGACGGGACCGTCGCAGACAACGTCCGATACGGCTCTTTCGACGCGACAGACGAGGCGGTCCGTGCGGCCGCCGAACTCGCCGAGGCCCACGAGTTCGTCGTCGACCTCCCCGACGGCTACGAGACGCGTGTGGGCGAACGCGGCGTGAAACTCTCGGGTGGCCAGCGTCAGCGCATCGCCATCGCGCGGGCGTTACTACAGGATCCGGCGATCCTCGTCCTCGATGAGGCAACCAGCGCCGTCGACACCGAGACGGAGGCGCTCATCCAGCGCGGACTCGCGCGACTCACCGCCGACCGCACGACGCTCGCCATCGCCCATCGGCTCTCGACCGTCCGCGAGGCCGACGAGATTCTCGTGTTGGACGACGGGGCAGTCGTTGAGCGCGGGACACACGAGGCGTTGCTGGAGCGTGACGGCCGCTACGCGAGACTCTGGGCGGCACAGGTGGACGGGACCGCAGACGAGTGGCCCGACGACGAGACGCCCGCCGTCGGCGAACGACTCTCCTTCGAGGAACTCGGGTAG
- a CDS encoding archaellin/type IV pilin N-terminal domain-containing protein encodes MFEFITDEEERGQVGIGTLIVFIAMVLVAAIAAGVLINTAGFLQSKSQETGQQSSKQVSNRLQEVATVGNVTEDTNNNDVVDIVNVTVTQAPGAGEIDVHNATVTWIGPSGTTQLTANTSGNYTELTDGSVGTDGTVGDEFSYLPVKNVAGNDNVLDDADDRLNLVFDTTSFASALAEGDEVTIKINTMAGATTAIRFTVPESLGQKEAVEL; translated from the coding sequence ATGTTTGAGTTCATCACGGATGAGGAAGAACGCGGGCAAGTGGGAATCGGGACACTCATCGTGTTCATCGCGATGGTGCTCGTGGCAGCGATTGCCGCGGGCGTCCTGATCAACACCGCAGGCTTCCTCCAGAGCAAGTCGCAGGAAACGGGTCAACAGAGCAGTAAGCAGGTCAGCAATCGCCTGCAGGAAGTCGCGACGGTCGGGAACGTCACCGAGGACACAAACAATAACGACGTTGTTGACATCGTGAACGTGACCGTCACGCAGGCACCCGGTGCCGGAGAGATTGACGTGCACAACGCGACGGTTACGTGGATTGGTCCGTCGGGAACGACTCAACTGACTGCCAACACGTCTGGTAATTACACTGAACTCACCGATGGTAGTGTCGGTACGGACGGGACGGTCGGTGACGAGTTCTCGTACCTCCCAGTCAAGAATGTCGCAGGTAACGACAACGTCCTCGACGACGCCGACGACCGGCTGAACCTCGTCTTCGACACTACGTCGTTCGCGAGCGCGCTCGCCGAGGGTGACGAAGTCACCATCAAGATCAACACGATGGCTGGCGCGACCACTGCGATCCGCTTTACGGTCCCTGAATCGCTCGGACAGAAGGAAGCCGTCGAACTGTAA
- a CDS encoding archaellin/type IV pilin N-terminal domain-containing protein, whose product MFEFITDEEERGQVGIGTLIVFIAMVLVAAIAAGVLINTAGFLQSKSQETGQQSSKQVSNRLQEVSTVGNVSGSDTIDIVNVTVTQAPGAGEIDVQNATVTWIGPTGTYQLTSTNQNVSQFTNGTEDIPNDEYSYLAVKDSDGSDNVLNDADDRLNLIFNVDKFAPGNLGEGNEVTIKINTMAGATTSIRFTVPESLGQKEAVEL is encoded by the coding sequence ATGTTTGAGTTCATCACGGATGAGGAAGAACGCGGGCAAGTGGGAATCGGGACACTCATCGTGTTCATCGCGATGGTGCTCGTGGCGGCGATCGCCGCGGGCGTCCTGATCAACACCGCAGGCTTCCTCCAGAGCAAGTCGCAGGAAACGGGCCAACAGAGCAGTAAGCAGGTCAGCAATCGCCTGCAGGAGGTCTCCACTGTCGGTAACGTCTCTGGGAGCGATACGATCGATATCGTGAACGTGACCGTGACGCAGGCGCCTGGTGCCGGCGAGATCGACGTGCAAAACGCCACCGTCACGTGGATTGGCCCAACCGGGACGTACCAGTTAACGTCGACGAACCAGAATGTCTCGCAGTTCACTAACGGCACTGAAGACATCCCGAACGATGAGTACTCGTACCTCGCTGTGAAGGACTCCGACGGGAGTGATAACGTCCTGAACGATGCCGACGACCGGCTAAACCTCATCTTCAACGTTGACAAGTTCGCGCCCGGTAACTTGGGTGAGGGCAATGAGGTAACGATCAAGATCAACACGATGGCTGGTGCAACCACGAGCATCCGCTTCACTGTCCCTGAGTCGCTCGGGCAGAAGGAAGCCGTCGAACTGTAA
- a CDS encoding FAD-binding oxidoreductase gives MAPATIDTNQATAFGATVRGTVIRPGDTNYDEARAVWNGMIDKRPALIVRCRGAADVIAAVNFAREHDLPVAVRGGGHNVAGTAVCDDGLVIDLSEMRGVRVAPHERTAWVQAGATWADVDHETQAFGLATPGGVVSDTGVAGLTLGGGIGHLRCAYGLTCDNLRSVELVTADGEYLTASEDEHEELFWGLRGGGGNFGVVTAFEFDLHPVGPDVATCLVFYPSDRLTECLQAYRAYVKSAPKGVSTLVFAGELPDEALFEGNDIHRQKFAVMGCYAGHVNDGERKLSPLRTLTKPIADLSGVRPYTEFQQFLDEDYPDGMRYYWKSLYLDGLSASVIDRIAYWAEAAPSPLSTVDIWQLGGAIERVDAEESAFAGRHAPFLLGVEANWERAENDEANVEWVQDCLNDMRQFSDGSVYLNFPGFLEGGEETMRATFGPSYERLVVLKDEYDPSNFFSRNQNVVPSGTTRTDGGATARE, from the coding sequence ATGGCACCAGCGACCATCGACACTAACCAGGCCACGGCGTTCGGGGCGACGGTTCGCGGGACCGTAATCCGCCCCGGAGACACGAACTACGACGAGGCGCGTGCGGTGTGGAACGGGATGATCGACAAACGGCCCGCCCTCATCGTACGGTGCCGTGGTGCCGCTGACGTCATCGCCGCGGTGAACTTCGCCCGCGAACACGACCTCCCAGTAGCCGTCCGTGGCGGGGGACACAACGTCGCCGGGACCGCCGTTTGCGACGACGGACTCGTGATCGACCTCTCCGAGATGCGGGGCGTGCGGGTGGCCCCCCACGAGCGAACGGCGTGGGTGCAAGCCGGGGCGACGTGGGCAGACGTCGACCACGAGACGCAGGCGTTCGGGCTGGCGACGCCTGGCGGCGTCGTCTCGGATACCGGCGTCGCGGGACTCACGCTCGGTGGGGGTATCGGACATCTCCGTTGTGCGTACGGACTGACCTGTGACAACCTGCGGTCTGTCGAACTCGTTACCGCAGACGGCGAGTACCTTACTGCCAGCGAGGACGAACACGAGGAACTCTTCTGGGGGCTTCGTGGAGGCGGCGGAAACTTCGGCGTCGTCACGGCCTTCGAGTTCGACCTCCATCCGGTCGGTCCCGACGTGGCGACCTGCCTGGTGTTCTACCCGAGTGATCGACTGACCGAGTGCCTCCAAGCGTACCGTGCGTACGTCAAGTCTGCACCGAAGGGAGTGAGCACGCTGGTCTTCGCCGGTGAACTCCCCGACGAAGCCCTATTCGAGGGAAATGATATTCACCGGCAGAAGTTCGCTGTGATGGGGTGTTACGCTGGCCACGTCAACGACGGAGAACGGAAACTCTCGCCCCTACGCACCCTCACCAAGCCGATTGCGGACCTCAGCGGAGTCCGTCCGTACACCGAGTTTCAGCAATTCCTTGACGAAGACTACCCCGATGGGATGCGCTACTACTGGAAGTCGCTGTATCTGGACGGCCTCTCGGCGTCCGTCATCGACCGTATTGCCTACTGGGCGGAGGCCGCCCCCTCTCCGCTCTCGACGGTCGACATCTGGCAGTTGGGCGGTGCGATCGAACGAGTCGACGCCGAGGAGAGTGCGTTTGCGGGACGACACGCTCCCTTCCTGTTGGGTGTCGAGGCGAACTGGGAACGGGCGGAGAACGATGAGGCAAACGTCGAGTGGGTCCAAGACTGCCTCAACGATATGCGACAGTTCTCCGACGGATCGGTCTATCTCAACTTCCCGGGATTCCTCGAAGGCGGCGAGGAGACGATGCGAGCCACGTTCGGCCCGTCGTACGAGCGCCTGGTCGTGCTGAAAGACGAGTACGATCCATCGAACTTCTTCAGCCGAAACCAGAACGTCGTCCCGTCGGGAACCACCCGGACAGACGGTGGAGCAACCGCTCGCGAATGA
- a CDS encoding DUF1616 domain-containing protein: MRGDSRWWMLLPAPVRELPADLAVVIVAVLATAGSVFIPGVNQTPLRVVFGLAFVLFVPGYALISALFPEAGELPEEDADTDSGERAPAGIDGIERVALSFGTSIAIVPLIGLVLNFTPFGIRLAPIVISVGGITLLFVAVAAQRRRALPASEQFQVPYETWLADARVELLEPDTRTDAALNVLLAVSVIIAVSAVGYAVAVPQQGESFTEFYLLTEGDDGELVADDYPTEYTRGETGSLVVGVTNQEHESAQYTVLVQLQRVEVANNSTTVLEESRLNRWQVQLAHNETWRLQHSVTPEMSGDRLRLAYLLYKGSPPAEPTVDNAYRELHLWINVSDSSASLASELPSAAPHSR; encoded by the coding sequence ATGCGAGGAGACTCTCGGTGGTGGATGCTTCTTCCCGCCCCCGTGCGCGAGCTTCCCGCCGACCTTGCAGTCGTGATTGTTGCCGTCCTCGCGACGGCGGGGAGCGTGTTCATCCCAGGTGTGAACCAGACGCCGTTGCGCGTTGTGTTCGGACTCGCGTTCGTCCTGTTCGTCCCCGGGTACGCCCTCATCTCTGCACTGTTTCCTGAAGCAGGTGAGCTCCCCGAGGAAGATGCAGATACCGACTCTGGCGAACGGGCGCCAGCCGGAATTGACGGCATTGAGCGTGTGGCCCTCTCATTCGGGACGAGCATTGCAATTGTTCCGCTCATCGGCCTCGTCCTCAATTTCACGCCGTTTGGGATTCGACTCGCGCCGATCGTCATCTCAGTTGGTGGGATAACCCTCCTGTTCGTCGCTGTTGCCGCCCAACGCCGGCGTGCACTCCCCGCTTCCGAGCAGTTTCAGGTACCGTATGAGACCTGGCTTGCGGATGCCCGGGTAGAGCTACTGGAGCCAGACACCAGAACAGATGCCGCACTGAACGTCTTGCTCGCGGTCAGCGTGATCATCGCTGTCTCGGCTGTGGGCTATGCTGTTGCCGTCCCTCAGCAAGGAGAATCCTTCACAGAGTTCTATCTCCTCACTGAGGGCGACGATGGCGAACTCGTTGCAGACGACTATCCCACAGAGTACACCCGCGGGGAAACGGGGTCGCTCGTCGTCGGTGTGACGAACCAAGAACACGAGTCAGCGCAATACACCGTCTTAGTACAGTTACAACGGGTCGAAGTCGCCAATAATTCAACCACGGTGCTCGAAGAGTCACGATTGAACCGCTGGCAAGTCCAACTTGCGCACAACGAGACCTGGCGACTGCAACACTCGGTCACGCCAGAGATGAGTGGTGACCGCTTGCGGTTGGCATATCTGCTGTACAAGGGCAGCCCCCCCGCTGAGCCGACCGTAGATAACGCCTATCGCGAGTTGCACCTGTGGATTAATGTGAGCGATTCATCAGCGAGTCTCGCTAGTGAGTTGCCGTCTGCAGCTCCTCACAGTCGGTGA
- a CDS encoding luciferase family protein — protein sequence MASQRAAVTATVDRLIEEVGSWPHIEVGEHRFGGTEFRVGPREIGHVHEWGMLDIAYLRRLRDVLIEEGHTGVHHLLTESGWTTYYIESTDEFDHARWLLRLSYLYHVAVLQRTPAGSEELADVDVEAELAALAPSDTVRAAFERKPASA from the coding sequence ATGGCATCACAACGAGCAGCCGTGACGGCGACCGTCGACCGTCTCATCGAGGAGGTCGGATCGTGGCCCCACATCGAGGTCGGAGAGCACCGCTTCGGCGGGACAGAGTTCCGAGTCGGGCCCCGTGAGATCGGGCACGTCCACGAGTGGGGGATGCTCGATATCGCGTACCTCAGGCGGCTTCGCGACGTGTTGATCGAGGAAGGCCACACTGGCGTCCACCACCTCCTCACAGAGTCCGGGTGGACGACCTACTACATCGAGTCGACCGACGAGTTCGACCACGCACGGTGGCTCCTCCGCCTCTCGTACCTCTACCACGTTGCCGTCCTGCAGCGAACACCCGCAGGATCTGAGGAACTTGCCGACGTGGACGTTGAAGCCGAGTTGGCGGCGCTCGCCCCGAGTGACACAGTTCGTGCCGCATTCGAGCGGAAGCCGGCGTCTGCTTGA
- a CDS encoding helix-turn-helix transcriptional regulator produces the protein MVSRTTSAPLDEVAFLARSGHRVTALVALAERPQSRGDLQEVTGASRSTIGRTLRAFEDRHWVSKNGNLYEATELGAFVVKGLQTLIERIETEQQFRDTWQWLPSEASGFTVEMATNAVVTVAETDSPYRPVNRFTALLRETSRFQFIGIDVALLEPCKDELQQQIVDGMQADIVDPPSVAEYILSTYPDHCSAPLESGNLTVNVHDDLPPYGVGIFDDRIAISGYDQESGMVRVLVDTDSSDAREWALSTFETYRREARPLARELAVE, from the coding sequence ATGGTCTCGCGCACTACGAGTGCTCCGCTCGACGAGGTTGCGTTCCTCGCGCGGTCGGGTCACCGCGTCACTGCGCTTGTTGCACTGGCTGAGCGACCCCAGAGTCGGGGGGACCTCCAAGAGGTTACTGGAGCGTCACGGTCTACCATCGGGCGAACGTTACGCGCATTCGAGGATCGCCACTGGGTCAGTAAGAACGGCAATCTCTACGAGGCAACGGAACTGGGTGCGTTCGTCGTGAAGGGCCTGCAGACGCTGATCGAGCGGATAGAAACAGAACAGCAGTTCCGCGACACGTGGCAGTGGCTCCCGAGTGAAGCGAGCGGATTCACAGTCGAAATGGCGACGAACGCGGTCGTGACGGTCGCCGAAACTGACTCCCCATATCGCCCGGTGAACCGATTCACGGCGTTACTCCGGGAGACGAGCAGATTCCAGTTTATCGGCATCGACGTAGCCTTACTCGAGCCCTGTAAGGACGAACTCCAGCAGCAGATCGTCGACGGGATGCAGGCGGACATCGTCGATCCACCGAGCGTGGCCGAATACATTCTCTCGACCTATCCGGATCACTGCTCCGCGCCGCTTGAGAGTGGGAACCTCACGGTCAATGTTCACGACGACTTGCCACCCTACGGCGTCGGCATCTTCGACGACCGAATCGCCATCAGTGGGTACGATCAAGAGAGCGGGATGGTCCGGGTGTTGGTAGATACCGATTCCTCGGACGCACGTGAATGGGCGCTGTCGACGTTCGAAACCTACCGGCGTGAGGCCCGACCACTCGCACGCGAACTGGCCGTAGAGTGA
- a CDS encoding class I SAM-dependent methyltransferase has protein sequence MTDDEVRAAYDRLAAGYDADGDTKPSNAYLERPAMRALLPTVEGTTVLDAGCGAGHLTAELVADGAHVVGLDSSAEMLRFARERAPDAAFVRADLGTPLPFDAGAFGGVASSLAFHYVPDWGPLFAELARVVRPGGWLTFTVQHPHADFVEYDGVENYHKTERVSATWTSFGSPIEVPAYRRPLESMITPALDVGFRLDRLFEPTPTDDYRAADPERYEYEATNPNFLGLRFDVPTDE, from the coding sequence ATGACTGACGACGAGGTTCGGGCGGCGTACGATCGACTCGCCGCTGGCTACGACGCCGACGGCGACACGAAGCCGTCCAACGCGTACCTCGAACGACCGGCGATGCGGGCGCTCCTGCCGACAGTCGAAGGTACGACTGTCCTCGATGCAGGCTGTGGCGCGGGCCACCTCACGGCAGAACTCGTCGCCGACGGCGCACACGTCGTCGGCCTCGATTCCAGCGCCGAGATGCTCCGGTTCGCTCGCGAGCGTGCACCCGACGCCGCGTTCGTCCGTGCTGACCTCGGCACGCCGCTCCCGTTCGACGCCGGCGCGTTCGGCGGCGTCGCGAGTTCGCTGGCGTTTCACTACGTCCCCGATTGGGGGCCGCTATTCGCGGAACTCGCACGAGTCGTTCGCCCTGGTGGGTGGCTCACGTTCACCGTACAACATCCGCACGCCGACTTCGTCGAGTACGACGGCGTGGAGAACTACCATAAGACTGAACGCGTCTCGGCGACGTGGACCTCCTTCGGAAGCCCAATCGAAGTGCCGGCCTATCGCCGCCCCCTCGAGTCGATGATCACGCCGGCGCTCGACGTGGGCTTTCGGCTCGACCGTCTGTTCGAACCGACGCCGACGGACGACTATCGCGCGGCCGACCCGGAGCGATACGAGTACGAGGCGACGAACCCGAACTTCCTGGGCCTGCGGTTCGACGTCCCCACCGACGAGTAG
- a CDS encoding helix-turn-helix transcriptional regulator yields the protein MPPRRDGRQIDTSRRQPGSPVFEAILENERTRRWLGQRLDATGGRVDTDRLGDIVRHGPVLEALLDEPLDRREIEDRLDVSRATSHRFTRWLDEQGFAEKVDGRFRLTGRGEVVAEEVLRFEANVHTAHRLAPLLDVICEDHREFVVEPFVDATVTVAEPDDPYGPVERFISLVGDSETFRGFNTTHMAPLVLGGFHRQLFDATDTEVIYLPRIAETLFETYPGRASEAIERGHLALRTREELPYGLALFDDRVGIGGYDSATGLMQVFVDTDAPIAREWAERVYDSVRADSEPLDEHSSPTG from the coding sequence ATGCCCCCACGCCGGGACGGACGACAGATCGACACGAGTCGGCGACAGCCGGGGTCGCCGGTATTCGAGGCCATTCTGGAAAACGAGCGGACACGCCGTTGGCTCGGACAGCGTCTCGACGCGACGGGTGGCCGCGTGGACACGGACCGCCTCGGTGACATCGTCCGACACGGTCCAGTGTTGGAGGCCTTACTAGACGAACCGCTCGACCGTAGAGAGATCGAGGACCGACTCGACGTGTCGCGAGCGACGAGCCACCGCTTCACGCGGTGGCTCGACGAACAGGGGTTCGCCGAGAAGGTCGACGGACGGTTCCGCCTGACCGGCCGGGGTGAAGTCGTCGCAGAAGAGGTCCTTCGCTTCGAGGCGAACGTCCACACCGCACACAGACTGGCACCACTGCTCGACGTGATCTGTGAGGATCACCGGGAGTTCGTCGTCGAACCGTTTGTGGACGCGACGGTGACCGTCGCGGAACCGGACGACCCGTACGGTCCAGTGGAGCGGTTCATCTCGCTCGTCGGTGACTCGGAGACGTTCCGGGGGTTCAACACGACACACATGGCTCCACTCGTCCTCGGTGGCTTCCACAGACAACTCTTCGACGCAACAGACACCGAAGTGATCTACCTCCCACGCATCGCGGAGACGCTGTTCGAGACGTACCCCGGGCGTGCCAGCGAGGCGATCGAACGTGGGCACCTCGCCTTGCGGACGCGCGAGGAACTACCGTACGGCTTGGCTCTCTTCGACGACCGTGTCGGAATCGGGGGGTACGACTCGGCGACTGGCCTTATGCAGGTGTTCGTCGATACCGACGCTCCGATTGCGCGGGAGTGGGCTGAACGCGTGTACGACTCAGTCAGAGCGGACTCAGAGCCACTCGACGAGCACTCCAGTCCGACAGGGTGA
- a CDS encoding carbonic anhydrase, protein MNRTVVDLLAGNADHAQSFGSRFDDVQDGQHPDAVTVCCSDSRVLQDHIWDNDTPGHLFSCGNIGNRVVQRTDEGEVVSGDVLYPLAHTGTRTAIVVGHTGCGAVTATYQSLTDGLSEPPGIEHCIDLLGPHLEPGVERLPDDLDTEGAVNHLVEYNVDQQVECLLDSDDVPDDTDVVGVVYDFQDVYGGARGEVHVINVDGERDVETLRDEHSTVAHRIDRLWSY, encoded by the coding sequence ATGAACCGCACTGTGGTCGATCTTCTTGCGGGCAACGCCGACCACGCGCAGTCGTTCGGCTCGCGATTCGATGACGTCCAAGACGGCCAGCATCCGGATGCAGTGACGGTGTGTTGCTCAGACTCACGAGTGCTCCAAGACCACATCTGGGATAATGACACGCCGGGTCACCTCTTCTCGTGTGGCAACATCGGCAACCGAGTCGTCCAGCGAACTGACGAGGGTGAGGTCGTCTCTGGTGACGTGTTGTACCCCCTCGCGCACACGGGGACACGAACAGCGATCGTCGTCGGTCACACTGGGTGTGGCGCGGTGACGGCAACGTACCAGTCGCTCACCGACGGCCTCTCGGAACCTCCGGGTATCGAACACTGCATCGACCTGTTGGGACCGCACCTCGAACCCGGCGTTGAGCGTCTCCCCGACGACCTCGACACGGAAGGCGCCGTCAACCACCTCGTCGAGTACAATGTCGACCAACAGGTTGAGTGCCTCCTCGACAGCGACGACGTGCCCGATGACACCGATGTGGTCGGAGTCGTGTACGACTTCCAAGACGTGTACGGCGGGGCCCGCGGCGAGGTTCACGTGATCAACGTTGACGGCGAACGAGATGTCGAGACACTTCGCGACGAGCACTCGACGGTCGCACATCGCATCGACCGCCTCTGGTCGTACTGA